GAGGGGGCTCGGCCCTGTTCAGGACGGGTTCCCCGCATGTGCACCCCGGCGCGTAGGGTTGGTCGCGTCCTGTTGAGAGTGAGCGGAAGGGAAGCACCCCATGGCGATCGAGGTCGGCACGAAGGCTCCGGATTTCGAGCTGAAGAACCAGCACGGCGAGCTGGTCAAGCTCTCCGACTTCCGCGGCGAGAAGGCCGTCGTCCTCCTCTTCTACCCCTTCGCCTTCACCGGTGTGTGCACCGGCGAGCTCTGCGCGCTCCGTGACGAGCTGCCGCAGTTCGTCAACGACGACGTCCAGCTGCTGGCGGTCTCCAACGACTCCCCGTTCTCGCTGCGCGTCTTCGCCGAGCAGGAGGGCCTGGAGTACCCGCTGCTGTCGGACTTCTGGCCGCACGGCGAGGCCTCGCGGGCGTACGGCGTCTTCGACGAGGAGAAGGGCTGCGCGGTGCGCGGCACGTTCATCATCGACAAGGAGGGCGTGGTGCGCTGGACGGTCGTCAACGGCCTGCCCGACGCCCGCGACCTGAACGACTACGTCAAGGCGCTCGGCACCCTCTGAGCCGGCGCACTCTCCCGGGCGCGGCGGCGCCCACCGGCCGACATCCGCATGATCCAGGTGCGATATCTGCAATCGGTGGGAACCGGTCACTAGGATCAATTCGTTGATCCGATGCCATGCACGATGGGGGCGCAGGTACCCCTCGAATCTATGGGAGGACTCGTGGGAGTCAGCCTCAGCAAGGGCGGCAACGTCTCGCTGACGAAGGAAGCCCCCAACCTGACCGCCGTCATCGTCGGTCTGGGCTGGGACGCGCGTACCACCACCGGTACGGACTTCGACCTGGACGCCAGCGCCCTGCTGGCGAACGATCAGGGCAAGGTGGCCAACGACCAGAACTTCGTGTTCTTCAACAACCTGAAGAGCCCGGACGGTTCGGTCGAGCACACCGGTGACAACATCACAGGTGAGGGCGAGGGCGACGACGAACAGGTCAAGGTGAATCTGGCCGCCGTGCCGGCCGATGTCGCCAAGATCGTCTTCCCGGTGTCGATCTACGACGCCGAGACCCGTCAGCAGAGCTTCGGCCAGGTCCGTAACGCCTTCATCCGCGTGGTCAACCAGGCCGACAACGTCGAGCTGGCGCGCTACGACCTGAGCGAGGACGCCTCGACCGAGACCGCCATGGTCTTCGGCGAGCTGTACCGCAATGGCGCGGAGTGGAAGTTCCGGGCCATCGGCCAGGGCTACGCCTCGGGTCTGCGCGGCATCGCGCAGGACTTCGGCGTCAACGTCTGACCGGCCGGATCCGAGGTCCGATCGTCGACGTCCGGCCGGGCAGCGCCGCCGAAGCGGCTGCCCGGGCCAAGAACGACCGCGTCCGGCGCCGTACGTCCCTGTCCGGGGAGTGCGGCGCCGGACGCGCTTGAACGAGGGTGATGGGCCGCGCGCCGGGCGGGCCCGCACCGACACCGGGGAGGAAGCGAACGATGAGCGTCACGCTTGCCAAGGGGGGCAATGTCTCCCTGTCCAAGGCCGCTCCGAATCTCACGCAGATCATGGTCGGCCTCGGCTGGGACGCGCGGTCCACGACCGGAGCGCCGTTCGACCTGGACGCCAGCGCGCTGCTGTGCCAGGCGGGCCGGGTGCTGGGGGACGAGTACTTCGTCTTCTACAACAACCTCAAGAGCCCGGAGGGCTCCGTCGAGCACACCGGGGACAACCTCACCGGCGAAGGAGAGGGCGACGACGAGTCGCTCCTGGTGGATCTTTCGCAGGTGCCCGAGCAGGTCGACAAGATCGTCTTTCCGGTCTCGATCCATGAGGCCGATCTGCGTGGCCAGAGCTTCGGTCAGGTCAGCAATGCTTTTATCCGCATCGTCAATCAGGCCGACGGCAGCGAACTCGCCCGTTACGACCTCAGCGAGGACGCCTCCGGCGAAACCGCAATGATCTTCGGCGAGGTGTATCGCTACAAGGGTGAATGGAAGTTCCGGGCGGTGGGGCAGGGGTACGCGTCGGGTCTCCGGGGCATCGCCCTAGACTTCGGGGTCAACGTTTCGTAAAGCGCCGCGCGCTGCGCGCGGAGGACCCACACAGCGAGGGATTGGGTAGGCAGTGCTCCTGAAAACCTTTGGCTGGTCGTTCGCCATCACGGTGCTCGGCCTCGCCTTGGCGGGCGTGCTCTGGGGGTGGCAGGGGCTGGCGATTGTCGGGATCCTGTCCATCCTGGAGATCTCGCTCTCGTTCGACAATGCCGTCATCAACGCGGGCATCCTGCGCAAGATGAACGCCTTCTGGCAGAAGATCTTCCTTACGCTCGGCATCCTCATCGCTGTGTTCGGCATGCGAATGGTGTTCCCGGTCGTCATTGTCGCGGTCACCGCGAAGCTGGGGCCGATCGAGGCGGTCAACCTCGCCATCAGTGACAAGGCGCAATACGAGGAACTGGTCACCAGCGCTCATCCGGCCATCGCGGCCTTCGGCGGCATCTTCCTGCTGATGATCTTCCTCGACTTCATATTCGAGGACCGCGATTACAAGTGGCTGTCCTGGATCGAAAAGCCGATGGCCAAGATCGGCAAGCTGGACACGCTGTCCATCATCATCGCGCTGGTCGCCCTGCTGGTGAGCGCGATGACGGTGGCCACCAGCGTCGCGCACGGCGGCGGTGACAAGAGCGCCACGGTGCTGCTGTCCGGCGTCGCGGGCCTCATCACGTACCTCGTCGTCAGCGGCATCTCCGGCTTCTTCGAAGCCAAGCTGGAGGACGAGGTCGAGGACGAGGGCGAGGAGGCCGGCGAGGTCGCGGCGGCTCCCGCCACGAAGGGCAACGGCTCGGCCGTCGGTCTGGCCGGCAAGGCCGCGTTCTTCATGTTCCTCTACCTCGAGGTCATCGACGCGTCCTTCTCCTTCGACGGCGTCATCAGTGCCTTCGCCATCACCAACGACATCTTCATGATGGCGCTGGGTCTGGGCATCGGCGCGATGTACATCCGTTCTCTGACGGTCTTCCTGGTCCGCAAGGGGACCCTGGACGACTACGTCTACCTGGAGCATGGCGCCCACTACGCGATCGGCGCGCTGGCCGTCATCCTGCTCGTCACGATCAAGTACGAGGTCAACGAGGTCATCACCGGCCTGATCGGCGTTGTGCTGATCGCCCTCTCGTTCACCTCGTCCGTGATCCGGAACCGGCGGGAGGGCAAGCCCGGGGGCACCTCGGGCGAGAAGTCGGAAGTCGCGTCCGGAGTGTGACGCGGCGCTGATTGAGGAACGCTCTCTGCGGGGCGGCTCTGAGGTGCAGACCTCGGGCCGCCCCGTAGCAGTTGGGGCCGAGCGATGGGGTGGGCAAGGTGTCGTTCCTGGGGAACCTGTGGCGCGGTGGCGCGCGGAAGTTTGAATTCGACAGCGGTGGTGCGTCGTATGTCGTCGAGCTGACGAAGCGGAATCCGGTCGTCTCTCTGACCAAGCAGGGGGCCGCCACCGGGCATCTGCGGGTCAATCTGCACTGGCAGATGCGGACGTCCGACCTTCATGAACGGGGTGGGCAGGGCAAGGGCGGTCTGCTGCGGCATCCGGGCAAACTGTTCAAGCCCGAGGTCGTTCAGGCGCAGGGGCCGGCCGTGGTCAATGTCGACCTGGACCTGGCCTGTCTGTACGAACTCAAGGACGGCACCAGGGGCGTGGTGCAGCCGCTGGGCAACTTTCTCGGTGACCTGAACGGGCCGCCCTTCGTCAAGCTCAGTGGCGATGACCGTTTTGGTTCGGGTTCCGGCGAGACGCTCTACATCAACCTGGACCATCGCGATGAGATCAAGCGCATGCTGATCTTCGTCTACATCTACGACGGCACGCCCGCCTTCGACCGCACGCATGCGGTCGTGACGCTCTATCCGAGCAGCGGACCACGGGTGGAGGTCAAGCTGGACGAGCGGGCGTCACAGGCTCGCTCCTGCGCCGTCTTCATGCTGGAGAACGTCAAGGGCGAGCTGACGGTGCGCCGCGAGGTGAAGTACGTCTACGGCTTCCAGGCGGAGCTGGACCGGCTGTACGGCTGGGGGCTCCAGTGGGGGCGGGGCTACAAGACCAAGGTGTGAGCCGCCCCGAGCGGCGCGCGGCCTGTGCGGCGCGCCGCCGGGGTGTGCGTTGTCGGGGTGGGCGGTGGCGGTGGGAGGGATCCGCTGGATTGCCGCTAACGGCGCTGGAACTGCGGTCCCTGGGGCGGCAGGACGAAGGACGGGTCCGGCACGAAGGGCTGCTGCATCGGGTAGCCGTACGTCGAGGGGTGCGGCTGCGGCTGCGGAGCCCCGTACGCGGACGGCGGCTGCTGCGGGGGCTGGTACTGCGGCGGCGGCCCC
This genomic stretch from Streptomyces nigrescens harbors:
- a CDS encoding peroxiredoxin, which produces MAIEVGTKAPDFELKNQHGELVKLSDFRGEKAVVLLFYPFAFTGVCTGELCALRDELPQFVNDDVQLLAVSNDSPFSLRVFAEQEGLEYPLLSDFWPHGEASRAYGVFDEEKGCAVRGTFIIDKEGVVRWTVVNGLPDARDLNDYVKALGTL
- a CDS encoding TerD family protein; the protein is MGVSLSKGGNVSLTKEAPNLTAVIVGLGWDARTTTGTDFDLDASALLANDQGKVANDQNFVFFNNLKSPDGSVEHTGDNITGEGEGDDEQVKVNLAAVPADVAKIVFPVSIYDAETRQQSFGQVRNAFIRVVNQADNVELARYDLSEDASTETAMVFGELYRNGAEWKFRAIGQGYASGLRGIAQDFGVNV
- a CDS encoding TerD family protein, yielding MSVTLAKGGNVSLSKAAPNLTQIMVGLGWDARSTTGAPFDLDASALLCQAGRVLGDEYFVFYNNLKSPEGSVEHTGDNLTGEGEGDDESLLVDLSQVPEQVDKIVFPVSIHEADLRGQSFGQVSNAFIRIVNQADGSELARYDLSEDASGETAMIFGEVYRYKGEWKFRAVGQGYASGLRGIALDFGVNVS
- a CDS encoding DUF475 domain-containing protein, which translates into the protein MLLKTFGWSFAITVLGLALAGVLWGWQGLAIVGILSILEISLSFDNAVINAGILRKMNAFWQKIFLTLGILIAVFGMRMVFPVVIVAVTAKLGPIEAVNLAISDKAQYEELVTSAHPAIAAFGGIFLLMIFLDFIFEDRDYKWLSWIEKPMAKIGKLDTLSIIIALVALLVSAMTVATSVAHGGGDKSATVLLSGVAGLITYLVVSGISGFFEAKLEDEVEDEGEEAGEVAAAPATKGNGSAVGLAGKAAFFMFLYLEVIDASFSFDGVISAFAITNDIFMMALGLGIGAMYIRSLTVFLVRKGTLDDYVYLEHGAHYAIGALAVILLVTIKYEVNEVITGLIGVVLIALSFTSSVIRNRREGKPGGTSGEKSEVASGV
- a CDS encoding TerD family protein, whose amino-acid sequence is MSFLGNLWRGGARKFEFDSGGASYVVELTKRNPVVSLTKQGAATGHLRVNLHWQMRTSDLHERGGQGKGGLLRHPGKLFKPEVVQAQGPAVVNVDLDLACLYELKDGTRGVVQPLGNFLGDLNGPPFVKLSGDDRFGSGSGETLYINLDHRDEIKRMLIFVYIYDGTPAFDRTHAVVTLYPSSGPRVEVKLDERASQARSCAVFMLENVKGELTVRREVKYVYGFQAELDRLYGWGLQWGRGYKTKV